The genomic stretch CAAAAATGGGTTCACTTGCGAATGAAGTAAGAACCGCATTAACAGAAGCAATTTCAAGCAAACAACAAATTTTAGAAACAGAAGCAATCAATGAAAAACTAAAATCAGAAACCATTGACGTTACATTACCAGGTACTGCTCCGAGTATTGGAACAAAACACTTGCTAACACAAGTAATTGAAGAAATGGAAGATATGTTCATTGGGATGGGTTACGAAATTGCAGAAGGGCCAGAAGTAGAACTAGATTACTACAACTTCGAAGCGTTAAATTTACCAAAAGATCATCCAGCTCGTGATATGCAAGATAGCTTCTATATTACAGAAAATACTTTACTACGTACCCAAACTTCACCTGTACAAGCAAGAACAATGGAAAAACATGACTTCTCTAAAGGACCAATCAAAGTTATCTGTCCAGGGAAAGTGTACCGCCGCGACAATGATGATGCAACTCACTCCCACCAATTTACGCAAATTGAAGGGCTGGTTGTTGGCGAAAACATCACGTTTGCTGACTTAAAAGGAACATTAACTGTTCTCGCAAAAACAATGTTCGGTGAAGAACGTGAAATTCGTCTTCGTCCATCCTTCTTCCCATTCACAGAACCATCCGTTGAAATGGATATCTCTTGTTTCAAATGTGGCGGTAAAGGGTGCCGCGTTTGTAAAGGAACAGGTTGGATTGAAATTTTAGGAAGCGGAATGGTACATCCAAACGTGCTTGAAATGTCGGGAATTGATTCCA from Listeria monocytogenes ATCC 19117 encodes the following:
- the pheS gene encoding phenylalanine--tRNA ligase subunit alpha, with the protein product MLEQLQTLKNEAETQINEASDLKTLNDLRVKYLGKKGPMTEIMKQMGKLSAEERPKMGSLANEVRTALTEAISSKQQILETEAINEKLKSETIDVTLPGTAPSIGTKHLLTQVIEEMEDMFIGMGYEIAEGPEVELDYYNFEALNLPKDHPARDMQDSFYITENTLLRTQTSPVQARTMEKHDFSKGPIKVICPGKVYRRDNDDATHSHQFTQIEGLVVGENITFADLKGTLTVLAKTMFGEEREIRLRPSFFPFTEPSVEMDISCFKCGGKGCRVCKGTGWIEILGSGMVHPNVLEMSGIDSTRYSGFAFGLGPERVAMLKYAVDDIRHLYTNDLRFTKQFQSTETGEI